The following DNA comes from Novosphingobium sp. PP1Y.
ACGGCGCGCAGCCGCGCTGGCGCGGCATGGGCCTTGGCGGCGTGCTGCCCGAGGGCAAGCAGGTGCTGTCGGGGCAGGGCGCCCGGCTGGTCCCGCTGGTGGAAGGTCAGGACGGTCGGATCCTCGCGGCTGTTCTCGACGACGGCGGCTACTACCCCGAGCTGGAAGACCGCGCGCTTGCACCGATGAAGTCCGAGGTCGAGGATGACGACCTCTATCCGCTGGTGCTGGTGTTCGAGCCGGACCTGATCGACAACTACGGCATGGCGCGGCTCGAGAATGCGCGCCTTGCCGAGGCGCTGGTCCGGGCCAGCGGGATTTCGCCGGGCGATCCGGTGATCTTCGACATGACGCTCAATGGCTTCGGACAGTCGCGCAACCTGCTCACGCTTGCTTTCACTCCGCCGTTTCTCGCCGCCACATTGTGCCTGCTGCTCGCCGCGGTGCTGATCGGCTGGCGCGCCTTTCTGCGGTTCGGACCGCCAGCCAGCGCGGAACGCGCCATCGCCTTCGGGAAGCGCGCCCTCGTCAGCAATTCCGCCGGCCTCGTGCGCCGTGCCCGCCGCCTGCACCTGATCGGCGGACCATATGCCGACCGCATCCGCGAGCGACTCGTGCAGGGGCTTGGCCTGCCGCGTTACCTCGATACCGTTCACGCCGAAGAGGCCATCGACCGCGCCCTTGCCGCGCGCGATCCCGAAGCCGAACCCTTTTCCGTCATTGCCGCGCGCCTCAAGCGCTCGCGCAAGGCCCATGACCTCCTGAAAGCCGCGCGCGAACTCCACGCGCTCGAAAGGAAGCTGATCCGATGAGTGAGACCGAGACCCTCAGCCTGCCCGATGTCGCGCAGATCGCCGGGGCCATACGCGAACAGGTCGGCAAGGCCATCGTTGGCCAGGCCGGGACCATCGACCACTTGCTGATCGCGCTGATGGCGCGCGGCCACGTGCTGCTTGAAGGGCCGCCGGGCACGGCGAAAACTTTCCTCGCGCAGTGCTTCGCGGCGACGCTGGGGCTCGATTTCGGGCGTATCCAGTTCACGCCGGACCTGATGCCGGGCGATATCCTCGGCTCCAACCTGTTCAACTTCCAGACCAGCCAGTTCACCCTGACCCACGGGCCGATCTTCTGTGACCTGCTGCTAGCCGATGAAATCAACCGTACCCCGCCCAAGACGCAGGCCGCCCTGCTCGAGGCGATGCAGGAACGCCGCGTCACGCTGGACGGTGCCGCCCATGCGCTGCCGCCGCATTTCATGGTCGTCGCCACGCAGAACCCGATCGAGAGCCAGGGCGTCTATCCGTTGCCCGAGGCGCAGCTCGACCGTTTCCTGTTCAAGCTGCTGGTCGACTATCCCAGCGCCGAGGAGGAGATCCGCATCGTCGCCCGCTACGGCGAGAATCGCGGTGCGCCTTCACCTATGGAGCTGGGCATCGAAGCGGTGGCATCGCCGCAGGTGCTTTCCGCCGCGACCCGCGCTGTTGCGACCGTGACCCTGGCCGAAAGCGTGACCGACTACATCGTGCGGCTCGTGCGCGCCACGCGTGACAGCGCCGACCTTGCCTGCGGGGCGAGCCCGCGTGCGGCGGTGCTGCTGGCCGGCGCGGCCCGCGCCCGCGCGGCGCTGGAGGGCCGCGACTATGTTGTGCCCGACGATGTGAAGGCGCTGGCGACCGGCGTGCTGCGCCACCGCCTGCTGCTCAGTCCTGCGGCGGAGATCGAGGGCAAGCAGGTCGAGGCGCTTGTCGCCCAGCTTGTCGAACAGACCGAGGCGCCGCGCTGACGCGATGAGCACGCGGCTTGCCCCGATCGTACCGACCGCGCGCGCCGTGGTGCTGCTGGCGCTTGGTGCGCCGGTAGCGCTCGTCATCGGCGCAACGCAGCCGGAAGCATGGGTCATCGCGCCGCTGTTCGGGCTTGTAGTGCTGGTGCTGATCGTCGTTGACGGTCTTTTGGGAGGGCGGCTCGAGGATTTGCAGGTGACCGTGCCCGGCGATGCCGAAGTCGGGGCCGAGACGCAGTTTTCAGCCCGGGCCGCGCTCCATGCAGGCAGGCCCTCTGCCGTCGAGATCGCGCTGGAATGCGATGCGCGGCTGTCGCCCGGCGGGCGCTGCCAGTTCGCGCTGCACCGTCGGGACGGCGAATGGCGCGGGCAGGCGCAGGTCAGTCCTTCGCGTCGGGGCACCGGCCGGGTCATGCGGTGCTGGCTGCGCTGGACCGGGCCACTGGGACTGGGCGCGCGGCAATTGCTGGGCGATCTCGACGAACAGGTCCGCGTCTGGCCGAACATTGCCGCGGTGCGTTCCCCGGCCCTGCAGACTTTCCTCAAGGATGCGCAATACGGGCTTATCGCGCGGCGAATTCGCGGCGAGGGCACACAGTTCGAATCGCTGGCCGAGTACGAGCCCGGGATGGATCGCCGCCGCATCGACTGGAAGGCCTCGGCCCGCCACGTCCATCTCTACGCCAAGGAATTCGAGACAGAGCGCAACAACCAGATCGTCTTCGCCTTCGATTGCGGGCAGGCGATGTGCGAGCCGATTGCCGGCATGCCCCGGCTCGACCGCGCCGTCTCCGCCGCGCTGGCGACCTCCTATGTCGCGCTGAAGGGCGGGGACCGGGTATCGCTGTTCGGCTTCGCCTCCCGCCCCGAAGTTTCCACGCCTTTCATCACCGCTTCGCGCGACTTTCACCGTCTGCAGCGCGCGGCGGCCGGGCTTGAGTACCGCGCCGAGGAGCCCAATTTCACGCTCGCCCTGGCGACCCTTGCCAACCGGTTGCAGCGCCGCTCGCTCATCGTCGTGTTCAGCGACTTTTCCGACCCGACCAGCGCCGAACTGATGATCGAGAGCATCGGCCGTCTCGTCTCCCGCCACGTCGTGCTGTTCGTGACGATGGAGGATGAGGAGCTCGAGGAAATTTCGGCCGAGCCTCCCGAAGATCTCGAAGTGCTCTCGATGGCGGTTTCGGCCGACTCGCTGCTGCGCCAGCGCGCGCTTGTGACCCGGCGGCTGCAGCAGATCGGCGTCGACGTCATCGAGGCCCGCTACGACCGGATCGGCACCCGATTGCTCGACGCCTACCTTGCCATCAAGCGATCCGGAGCGATCGGATGACCGTCACCCTCGATGCCATCGAAAGCGCGGCCTTGCGTTCGGACCGTTTCCGGCTTGAGCGCGAGGCGGACTGGAAGCGGCTGGAAGCCATCGTCACGCGCATGGAAAAGGGCCGGATCAGGGGCATTTCCGACGAGGACCTGCTGGCGCTTCCGGGCCTCTACCGAACCGTCGCCTCCAGCCTGTCGATCGCGCGGGAAACTTCGCTCGATGCGGCAACGCTCGCCTACCTCGAAGCGCTGGTCCAGCGCGCGTGGTTCGTCGTTTATGGCCCGCGGACCAGCCTGTGGGAATGGTTCCGCGGCTTCCTTGGCGGTGGCTGGAGCGCCGCGGTGCGGGCGATCTGGGTCGATATTCTCATCGCCTTCGCGGTGATGGTGGCGGGAACGGCGGTCGGCTGGCTGCTCGTCTCGCACGATCCGGAATGGTATTTCGCGCTGGTGCCCAAGCAGTTCGGCGACGCGCGCGTGCCCGGGGCAAGCGCCGAGGCGCTCAAGGCGACGATCTTCGGTAATTCCGGGCAGAACGGGATGAGCGTGTTTGCCGCCCAGCTGTTCAGCAACAATGCGCAGGTCTCGATCCTCGCCTTCGCGCTCGGCTTCGCCTTCGGCGTGCCCTCGCTGCTGCTGCTGGTGCACAACATGGCCGTGCTGGGCGCCATGCTCTGGCTCTACAATGGGGCGGGGCTCACAACGGATTTCGCCGGATGGATCGCGGTCCACGGTACGACCGAGATTTTCGCGATCCTGCTGGCGGGGGCAGCCGGACTGCACATCGGACGCTCGCTGGCATTTCCGGGGCGCAGGCCGGTGCTGCAGGCCACTGCGCAGGCCGGACGCCGCGCCGCGCTGGTCATGGCCGGCGTCGTGCTCATGCTTGTCGTCGCGGCCCTGCTCGAAGGCTTTGCGCGCCAGCTTGTCGATGAGACGGCGGGGCGCTTCGCCATCGGCGGATCGATGCTGCTGATTTGGCTCGGCTATTTCTTCGCCTTTCGCGGCAATGACGGCCACGCGGCGAGCCGGGACACCCCTCGATGACCGCGATGCCGACCCGCCTGCGCCGTTCCTCGCGCGACCGCGTGCTCGTCACGCCCGAGGGGATCGCCCTGCCGGTCACCGTGGCCAGCCGCGGCGCGCGGGCCGGTGCGCTGATGCTCGACCTCGTCTTCATATTCCTGCTGATCCTGGGATCGACGATGGCGCTGTTCTCGATCGCCGGCGGGGCATCGGCGTTTATGCGCGAGATCGAGAGCGACACGGCTGCAGGGCATGTCCTGCAATTCATCTTCATCGTCTGGATCGTGGTCCTGTTCCTGTTCCGCAACGCCTACTTCCTGTTCTTCGAACTCGGCCCGCGCGGCGCGACGCCGGGCAAGCGCATGGCGGGCATCCGCATCGCCGCGCGCGATGGCGGGCGGCTTTCGGCGGAAATGGTCATCGCCCGCAATCTCCTGCGCGATGTCGAGCTGTTCCTGCCGTTGGTCTTTCTCGCGTCTGCGGGCGTGGAAAGCGGAGCGGCGTGGCTGGCCGCGACGGGCTGGTTCCTGATCTTCATGCTGTTCCCGATGTTCAATCGCGACGGCCTGCGCGCCGGGGACATCATCGCCGGTAGCTGGGTGCTCGAAAGACCGCGGCAGAAGCTGGTGGCGGCGATGTCAGTCGCGCGCGGAGCGCAGACCGCCGTGGCTGCGCCGCATCGCAAGTACCACTTCGAGGATGCGGAACTGGCGGTTTACGGAGAGTACGAGCTTCAGGCGCTGGAACGCGTACTGCGCGGCAGGCGGGATCAGTCGATCGAATCCGTCTATCAGACGATCGCCGCCAAGATCGGCCGCAATGACGGCTGGAACGACGAGCGCCGGTTCCTCGAGGCATATTACACCCAGTTGCGCGCGCGGCTGGAGGCAGGCATGCGCATGGGGCGGCGCAAGGCCGACAAGTTCTCGGACGAAGGCTGATGATCGACGCCTTGAGGATCGTGCCCGATGACCTGTCCGGCGATCAGGTTCTCGCCCTGCTGCAGTTCCATCTCGACGAGATGCACAAGTGGTCTCCGGCCTGCAAGGTTCACGCGATGCCGGCAGAGCGCCTGCGGCAGGCGGACGTTGCGTTCTATTCCGCATGGGATGGCGAGCGGCTCGCCGGTTGCGGCGCGATCAAGCATCTGGACGACGGCCACGGGGAACTCAAATCGATGCGCGCCGCGCCCGATTATCGCGGGAAGGGGGTGGGCAAGGCGATCCTGCTTCATCTGCTCACGGTCGCGCGTGAGCGCCGCTATACCCGCGTCAGCCTCGAGACCGGCAAGCCGGAGGCCTTCCGCGCCGCCCGGCAGCTCTATCTTGCGAACGGCTTTGTCGAGTGCCCGCCGTTCGGCGACTATGTCTCCGACGCCTTTTCCATGTGCATGACCCGCGCGCTGTAACGGGAAACGGCCGCCTCCTTGCGAGCGCGGCTGCAAAGACTTGCGCTGAATCGGACGGAATTGACGGGCGCGGGCAAGTGAACCAGGAAACGGCAATGGATATGAGACTCGCCGCGCCAGCCGATGCAGCCGCCCTTGCCGATTTGGGCGCGCGCAGCTTCGTGGAGAAGTTCGGGTACCTCTACCGCCCGGAGGATCTCTCTGCCTTTCTGGCCGGTTCCCATGGCGAAGACGTCGTTGCAGGGCAGATCGCAGATCCGGGCATGCGGATCATGCTGGCCGTCGACGGGACCCGCCTGCTGGGATTCTGCAAGATGGTCATGGCCTGCGGCTGGCCGGAGCACGCCCGCGGCAGCAAGGTGGTCGAACTCAAGCAGCTCTACACCGATCCCGATGCGACCGGGCAGGGCATCGGCGCAAGGCTAATGGACTGGGCGATGGACGAGGCGCGCGATTTCGGCGCGGACGAAGTCCAGCTCTCGGTGTGGAGCGAGAATTTCGGCGCTCACAAGTTCTATGCGCGCCATGGCTTCGAAAAGGTCGCCGACATTCACTTCATGGTCGGCGAACAGCGTGACGAGGAATTCCTCTACGCGCGCCTGTTGCTGGGCTGACGGCGCTCTACCCGAACCACTTCCAGCGCCAGAACATCAGCAACTGCATCACCAGGATCGCAACGCACATGGCGACGACCAGCCAGAACGCGTCCGGGTTCGAGGCGCCGGGCATCCCGCCGACGTTGATGCCGAGCAGCCCGGTCACGAATCCGAGCGGAAGGAAGATCGCCGCAACGATCGTCAGCAGGTAGCTGGTGCGGTTCGACTGGGCGACGGCGCGGGCGCGCAGGTCGTCCTGCAGGACGACCGCGCTTTCCTTGCTGATGTCGAGATCGTCGATATAGCGGCGCATGCGGTCGATCGTCTCGGCGATCTCGCGGCGGTCGTGGTCCTCGAACCAGGCCGGGGCATCGCGCGAGATGCGCTCAAGCGCGACGTGCTGCGGCGACATGTGGCGCTTGAGAGCGAGGCAATTGCGCCGGATCGTCGAGATCTTGTCGAGCATGCTTTCCGGATCGTCGTCGGGATCGGTGTCCTCCAGCTGGTCGATCACCTCGTTCATGTCGACGATGGAGCGGTTCATGCGGGCAATCATATGCTCGACCAGCGAAGTGATGGCAGCGCCTGCATCGACCGGGCCGCGCCCGCCATCGAGATCGTGCATCACCGAACGCGGCGTCTGCAAGGGCCGCCGGCGCAGCGTGATCAGCCGTTGCCCGTCGCACCAGACCTGCATCGAGACCATGTCTTCCGGCTCTGCTCCGGGGTTGAAGTTGATCCCGCGCAGCGTCGCCACCAGCGCGCCGTCCTCGCTGAAGGCGCGCGGGCGGGTATCCTCGCTGGTGAGCAGTTCCGCCGTGGGTTCGGGCAGGCCCAGCGTCTGCTCCAGCCACTCGGCGACGCCCGGACGGTCGCGCCGCAAGTGCATCCACAAGACTTCCCCCGGTGTGCCGGGCTGCCAGGCGTTCGCTTCCTGCCAGGTCACGGTGCGCCCGCCGCCGCGACCGTCCAGCACGCGACCGAACAGCAGAGGCGTTTCGGCTTCGAGGTCGTCGGTACGGGTATCGTCGAACATTCGCCATGCATGCCCGAAAATCCGCACGGGCAAAAGAGCGCCCTCGAATCCGCGGCTTGGCCCGGCAGAATGCAAACGTGCTTCAAACCGTCACGCCAAGCGCCTATAGGAGCGGCCATGTCTTCCATTCGACCCTGGCGCGATATCGAGCGCCGCAAGAGCCGCCAGATCATGGTCGGCACCGTTCCCGTCGGCGGCGATGCCCCGATCACCGTGCAGACCATGACCAATACGCCGACCTCGGACGCGCGCGCGACGATCGACCAGATCCG
Coding sequences within:
- a CDS encoding RDD family protein encodes the protein MTAMPTRLRRSSRDRVLVTPEGIALPVTVASRGARAGALMLDLVFIFLLILGSTMALFSIAGGASAFMREIESDTAAGHVLQFIFIVWIVVLFLFRNAYFLFFELGPRGATPGKRMAGIRIAARDGGRLSAEMVIARNLLRDVELFLPLVFLASAGVESGAAWLAATGWFLIFMLFPMFNRDGLRAGDIIAGSWVLERPRQKLVAAMSVARGAQTAVAAPHRKYHFEDAELAVYGEYELQALERVLRGRRDQSIESVYQTIAAKIGRNDGWNDERRFLEAYYTQLRARLEAGMRMGRRKADKFSDEG
- a CDS encoding GNAT family N-acetyltransferase; translated protein: MIDALRIVPDDLSGDQVLALLQFHLDEMHKWSPACKVHAMPAERLRQADVAFYSAWDGERLAGCGAIKHLDDGHGELKSMRAAPDYRGKGVGKAILLHLLTVARERRYTRVSLETGKPEAFRAARQLYLANGFVECPPFGDYVSDAFSMCMTRAL
- a CDS encoding stage II sporulation protein M: MTVTLDAIESAALRSDRFRLEREADWKRLEAIVTRMEKGRIRGISDEDLLALPGLYRTVASSLSIARETSLDAATLAYLEALVQRAWFVVYGPRTSLWEWFRGFLGGGWSAAVRAIWVDILIAFAVMVAGTAVGWLLVSHDPEWYFALVPKQFGDARVPGASAEALKATIFGNSGQNGMSVFAAQLFSNNAQVSILAFALGFAFGVPSLLLLVHNMAVLGAMLWLYNGAGLTTDFAGWIAVHGTTEIFAILLAGAAGLHIGRSLAFPGRRPVLQATAQAGRRAALVMAGVVLMLVVAALLEGFARQLVDETAGRFAIGGSMLLIWLGYFFAFRGNDGHAASRDTPR
- a CDS encoding DUF58 domain-containing protein, which translates into the protein MSTRLAPIVPTARAVVLLALGAPVALVIGATQPEAWVIAPLFGLVVLVLIVVDGLLGGRLEDLQVTVPGDAEVGAETQFSARAALHAGRPSAVEIALECDARLSPGGRCQFALHRRDGEWRGQAQVSPSRRGTGRVMRCWLRWTGPLGLGARQLLGDLDEQVRVWPNIAAVRSPALQTFLKDAQYGLIARRIRGEGTQFESLAEYEPGMDRRRIDWKASARHVHLYAKEFETERNNQIVFAFDCGQAMCEPIAGMPRLDRAVSAALATSYVALKGGDRVSLFGFASRPEVSTPFITASRDFHRLQRAAAGLEYRAEEPNFTLALATLANRLQRRSLIVVFSDFSDPTSAELMIESIGRLVSRHVVLFVTMEDEELEEISAEPPEDLEVLSMAVSADSLLRQRALVTRRLQQIGVDVIEARYDRIGTRLLDAYLAIKRSGAIG
- a CDS encoding GNAT family N-acetyltransferase, with the protein product MDMRLAAPADAAALADLGARSFVEKFGYLYRPEDLSAFLAGSHGEDVVAGQIADPGMRIMLAVDGTRLLGFCKMVMACGWPEHARGSKVVELKQLYTDPDATGQGIGARLMDWAMDEARDFGADEVQLSVWSENFGAHKFYARHGFEKVADIHFMVGEQRDEEFLYARLLLG
- a CDS encoding MoxR family ATPase, with translation MSETETLSLPDVAQIAGAIREQVGKAIVGQAGTIDHLLIALMARGHVLLEGPPGTAKTFLAQCFAATLGLDFGRIQFTPDLMPGDILGSNLFNFQTSQFTLTHGPIFCDLLLADEINRTPPKTQAALLEAMQERRVTLDGAAHALPPHFMVVATQNPIESQGVYPLPEAQLDRFLFKLLVDYPSAEEEIRIVARYGENRGAPSPMELGIEAVASPQVLSAATRAVATVTLAESVTDYIVRLVRATRDSADLACGASPRAAVLLAGAARARAALEGRDYVVPDDVKALATGVLRHRLLLSPAAEIEGKQVEALVAQLVEQTEAPR
- a CDS encoding zinc transporter ZntB, with the translated sequence MFDDTRTDDLEAETPLLFGRVLDGRGGGRTVTWQEANAWQPGTPGEVLWMHLRRDRPGVAEWLEQTLGLPEPTAELLTSEDTRPRAFSEDGALVATLRGINFNPGAEPEDMVSMQVWCDGQRLITLRRRPLQTPRSVMHDLDGGRGPVDAGAAITSLVEHMIARMNRSIVDMNEVIDQLEDTDPDDDPESMLDKISTIRRNCLALKRHMSPQHVALERISRDAPAWFEDHDRREIAETIDRMRRYIDDLDISKESAVVLQDDLRARAVAQSNRTSYLLTIVAAIFLPLGFVTGLLGINVGGMPGASNPDAFWLVVAMCVAILVMQLLMFWRWKWFG